From the Panulirus ornatus isolate Po-2019 chromosome 46, ASM3632096v1, whole genome shotgun sequence genome, one window contains:
- the LOC139763304 gene encoding uncharacterized protein isoform X1, with protein MLSLQCDLNVSKSLQWLRGKGELCDVVVIGGDGQQTSAHSCVLAAHSTVIAAVLQGRLGAQRDWSVLRPLVISIDNVTMSPPSPQQGGTSEVNTIEALVGLLYGETVNVSSIHLATLNEYAYMLGLSHQICTCLEMSKERNSFHVTENNSSTSMGVTKKKHSRKPVLKKCFEKKENEVEQIEPVNEGCLVNETIPEQLSNSLQNKHSTDCPLPENLEVKVNCENSILELSVLCSNDQDMDTNANNNWTLVQCRDKHVDNEQQSNSQIQESNACNNENSASLEGVRDLTIDAPMESLNIKMEAVSHTETESDGNIHSANDSTNDILGLVVNKEEQLSVYCGDNQHLQHQKKHKQKSIGKGLMCTVCGTSFQRCGDLVKHVQHTQHFTSQCPLCFIQVRDLEGQRLHFALHDQELPFFCMYCDLRFRTRAALTMHTPKHSTTKPFVCSECGRGFKWRHALQAHLYTHSPTSRLLCDICGFSSKYVSSFKAHLVQHSGRAFPCPHPGCAFTSNRKTHLNDHLATHSKTRVHQCEVCGHSFSHAKNMRRHMRLHAPASNLLTCTTVSKLQCNFRTTRPDKLRDHLTKKHNISRHTISSDPFAKLLSTSSVAGNDSDLVKKPTIDVLQGLDDLKATTNSSDFCTVVQESNAVIKDFEKLHPKLEKAENMNNVTAENGAIFQNSGQVHDSDLSGHTDLSTEQETFSVLVSSPDIVDLPDIQSLESHAGQSAKQQSVTEIADTFPSGFLVEHDLLLNKPESDVNESQRLDTENSISALQGSLITQPDHKLRLSVNNPVQDQGDLDLVDSVSYSNHCTFPRSENSVVLEVMAPDGDISTQSSNQRSGISLMDQDTLQKKTEKQEQCMESLNILEFMLDNVTD; from the exons GTGGTACATCTGAAGTGAACACGATTGAGGCCCTTGTAGGTCTTTTATATGGAGAGACTGTGAATGTGTCATCAATACACCTTGCCACCCTGAATGAGTATGCTTATATGCTTGGCCTGTCACATCAGATTTGTACTTGTCTGGAAATGAGCAAAGAAAGAAATTCATTTCATGTAACAGAAAATAACAGCAGCACTAGTATGGGTGTTACTAAGAAAAAACATAGTAGAAAACCAGTtttgaaaaaatgttttgaaaaaaaagaaaatgaagttgagCAAATTGAGCCAGTGAATGAAGGATGTTTGGTAAATGAAACTATACCTGAACAGTTATCAAACTCTTTACAAAATAAACATTCAACAGACTGTCCCTTGCCTGAAAACTTGGAAGTCAAAGTTAATTGTGAAAATAGTATACTGGAATTGTCAGTGTTATGCAGCAATGATCAAGATATGGATACAAATGCAAACAATAACTGGACTCTTGTTCAGTGTAGAGATAAACATGTAGATAATGAACAACAGTCAAACTCTCAAATTCAAGAATCTAATGCATGTAACAATGAGAATTCAGCATCTTTAGAAGGAGTGAGAGACCTTACAATTGATGCACCCATGGAGTCACTGAATATTAAAATGGAAGCTGTTAGCCATACTGAAACTGAAAGTGATGGAAATATTCATAGTGCAAATGACAGTACAAATGATATTTTAGGCTTAGTTGTAAATAAAGAAGAACAGTTGAGTGTTTACTGTGGTGATAATCAGCATTTACAACACCAGAAGAAACATAAACAAAAGTCAATTGGAAAAGGGTTGATGTGTACAGTATGTGGGACGTCCTTCCAGCGTTGTGGAGACTTGGTGAAGCatgtgcaacacacacagcactttacatctcaatgtccacTCTGCTTTATTCAA GTACGAGACTTAGAGGGCCAGCGACTTCACTTTGCTCTTCATGACCAGGAGCTACCATTTTTTTGCATGTATTGTGATCTGAGGTTTCGAACTCGGGCAGCCTTAACCATGCACACACCAAAGCATTCCACCACAAAACC GTTTGTATGTAGTGAGTGTGGAAGAGGATTCAAGTGGCGTCATGCCCTTCAGgctcacttatatacacatagcCCCACCAGTCGCCTGCTGTGTGATATATGTGGCTTCTCTTCTAAGTACGTAAGTAGCTTCAAGGCCCATTTAGTGCAGCATTCAGGACGAGCATTCCCTTGTCCTCATCCAGGGTGTGCCTTCACATCTAACCGAAAGACTCATCTCAACGATCACCTTGCTACACATTCTAAG ACACGGGTAcatcagtgtgaagtgtgtggccACTCCTTCTCCCATGCTAAGAATATGCGGCGACATATGCGTCTTCATGCACCTGCCTCCAATCTACTTACATGCACAACAGTATCAAAATTGCAGTGTAACTTTAGAACTACACGACCAGACAAGCTGCGTGACCACTTGACAAAAAAACACAACATTAGTCGCCATACAATTTCTTCGGATCCTTTCGCTAAACTGCTAAGTACATCATCTGTGGCAGGTAATGATTCTGACCTTGTTAAAAAACCCACTATAGATGTATTGCAAGGTCTTGATGACTTAAAAGCCACAACTAATTCCTCAGATTTTTGTACTGTTGTGCAGGAATCAAATGCAGTTAtcaaagattttgagaaattacACCCTAAGCTGGAAAAAGCTGAAAACATGAACAATGTTACAGCTGAGAATGGAGCAATTTTTCAAAATTCTGGTCAGGTTCATGATTCTGACCTCAGTGGACACACAGATTTGTCAACTGAACAGGAAACTTTCTCAGTACTTGTGAGTTCACCAGATATAGTAGATTTACCCGATATTCAAAGtttggagagtcatgcaggacagtcaGCAAAACAACAGAGTGTTACTGAAATTGCAGATACTTTTCCCTCAGGATTCTTAGTAGAACATGATCTTTTACTGAATAAACCAGAATCTGATGTGAATGAATCACAGCGGTTGGATACCGAAAACAGTATTTCTGCTCTTCAGGGTAGCCTTATTACACAGCCAGATCATAAATTAAGGCTTTCAGTTAATAACCCAGTTCAGGACCAAGGGGATCTGGACCTAGTTGACTCAGTTTCATACTCAAATCACTGTACCTTCCCAAGGTCAGAAAATAGTGTTGTGCTGGAGGTTATGGCTCCTGATGGAGATATATCTACCCAATCTTCAAACCAGAGATCAGGTATAAGTCTCATGGATCAGGATACTCTGCAGAAAAAGACTGAGAAACAGGAACAGTGCATGGAATCCCTAAATATATTAGAGTTTATGTTAGACAATGTAACAGACTGA